One Thermoanaerobaculia bacterium DNA window includes the following coding sequences:
- the yihA gene encoding ribosome biogenesis GTP-binding protein YihA/YsxC: MDIQTITPAFKVSRADDIPAIRMPSFAFAGRSNAGKSSVINSLLRRKRLATVSKQPGRTRALHYYLVNEALYIVDLPGYGHASVSRPQAANMQRLLLSFLEKTPPMRCFLLMDIRRTVKNEELDLMEACLQRGIRVTLVLTKADKLNQSERHKTLRRHSEISQGSIDVISASAKSGRGIVDLWRTIETDISSS; this comes from the coding sequence GTGGATATTCAAACCATCACACCAGCGTTCAAGGTATCACGGGCCGATGATATACCTGCCATCCGCATGCCATCTTTTGCGTTTGCAGGGAGGTCCAACGCCGGAAAGTCGAGTGTGATCAACAGTCTCCTGAGGAGGAAACGTCTTGCCACGGTATCCAAGCAGCCCGGCCGAACCAGAGCGCTGCATTACTACCTCGTCAACGAAGCTCTCTATATTGTGGATCTTCCGGGATACGGACATGCAAGCGTCTCAAGGCCGCAGGCCGCAAATATGCAGCGGCTCCTGCTTTCCTTTCTGGAAAAGACACCGCCAATGCGGTGTTTCCTCCTCATGGATATTCGGAGAACGGTAAAGAATGAGGAACTGGATCTGATGGAGGCTTGCCTTCAGCGCGGTATTCGGGTTACCCTTGTCCTGACTAAAGCCGACAAATTGAACCAATCGGAGCGTCATAAGACTCTTCGTCGTCACTCTGAGATCTCGCAGGGATCCATCGACGTTATCTCCGCATCCGCGAAATCGGGTCGAGGCATCGTTGACCTGTGGCGTACGATAGAGACCGATATATCATCATCGTAA